Part of the Actinomycetota bacterium genome is shown below.
CAGCCGGCGGCAACGGCGTGGTCGCCGGACCGCAGAGCACCGTTCCGTCCGGCGCGTAGCGGGAGCCGTGGCACGGGCAGTCCCAACTGGATTCGGCCGGGTTCCATCTCACGATGCAGCCCAGGTGCCGGCACACCGCCGACCGGGCGGTCACCGTGCCGTCGGGCGCCTTGGACACCGCCAGCAACTCACCGTCGACCAGCACGACCCCCGCTCCGCCGGCGGGGATGTCGTCGAGCGAGTACCCGTCGGGGCGGACGCGGTCGCCAACGAAGCGCTTGGCCGCGTCTAGGTTGTGCTCGAGGAACCGCTTCGCCGACGTGGTGAGCGTCGTCCGGCTGGTCGAGAAGAGGTCGGCGTAGGGGTTGTCCCGCCCGGTGATGCGGTCGTTCAGGATCCAGGCGGCGACCGTGCCGTTGGTTAGACCCCACTTGTTGAAGCCTGTTGCCACGTACACCTGCGGGGCCAGTGCGATCTCGCCGATCAACGGCATGAGGTCGACAGGGACGAAGTCCTGCGCCGACCAGCGGTAGCGGACGTCGCGGACCGCGAACCGTTCGCGCGCGAAGCCGGCGAGCCGCTCCTCGTGGGTCGCGGTGTCGTGGTCGGCTCCGGTGCGGTGTGACTCTCCCACGACGATGACGAACGCGTCGTCGGAGTCGTGGTAGTGGCGGATCGACCTGGTGGGCTCCTCGGCGGAGATGTACATGCCCTCGGGCACCGCACCGTCAACCGTCCCGGCGACCCCGTAGGTCATGGACGGCTCGGTCCGCGCGAACTCGAACCCGCGGTCCACGATCGGCATGAGCGTGGCCAGAACCACGTGGTCGGCGGTCATGCGCCCCCGGTCGGTCTCCACCACCTTGCGGCCACCGTCCTCGGACACGGAGACCGCGCGGGTGTGCTCGTGGATCGTCCCGCCCAGGTCCTCGGTGAGGGTGCGTGCCAGCCCGTCGAGGTACTTCAGGGCGTGCAGGTGCGCCTGGCCGTCGAACCGGACAGCCCCGACCACGTCGAAGGGCAGGTCGGTGCTCTGGCTCCAGTGGGCGGGCAGCCCCAGCCGTTGCGCCACCGCGACTTCACGCTCCAGCCCCTGCAACTGGCGGCGGTCCTCTGAGTACACGAACGCATCGGAGGGCGTCAGGTCCGCCTCGATGTCGTGCCGGTTGATCAGGTCTCGAACCAGCCCGACCGCGGCCTGGTTGGCCTCCCCGTAGCCGCGGGCCACCTCCTCGCCGTGCTGCTCGACCAGCTGGTGGTAGATCAGTCCGTGCTGCGAGGTCACCTTGCCGGTCGTTCCCCCGGTGGTCCCCGCGCCGATCCGCGACCCCTCCACGACCGTCACCTCCGCACCCGCCTCCGCCAGCACCACCGCACAGGTGAGACCGGTGATGCCGGCGCCGACAATCACGACCTCGCGGTGGGCGTCCCCAGACAGGGGCGGATATGTGGGAGCAGAGGCGGTGGCTCGCCAGATCGACACCCGATCGTTGACGTGTCCTGCCATGTGCGGTTCCTTCAGCAGTCGCCTGGGCAGCCCTTCTTGGGGGGTTGCTGCGGTATCGGCGCTCGCGCCGCGCGTCCGGTGGCGTCAGGCGGGCGAGCCGGGGACGCTCTGCGCCAGGCGTCGCAGCTCGCTCAGCGCGGCCCGCAGAGCGGGCTGGGTGTCATCGTCGGCCAGCCGGTAGAAGTTCAACCTCCCGTCGCGGCGGCGCTGCACGAGCCCCCCGGTCCGCAGGATCCGCAGCGCGTACGACGCGGCATCGTTCGAGACGCCAGCGGCCAGAGCGACATCGCCGACACACAGCTCGTCGACGGCCAGCAGCGCGCAGATCACTCGCGCACGGACCGGCTCACCAACGATTGACAGCAGCTCTGCCAACCGATCCACCTCGTCCTCCGACAGCTGCGCCGCGCGTGCCCGCTGCACGCTCTCCTCATCGAACGGATGACCGTGCCCGGCCTCTGCCACCAAGACCCTCCAGCTGTCCGTCGGCACCATCGTGGCCCCCAAGCCGCCGCCCCACACGGACCCCCGTACAGACGTGCCGTCATCGGCCTGTCTTCGCCGCCCGGGACCGGTCGCAGGCCGTGACCTGCTCACACCGAGGTAGGGCTGCGAACGCGGTGCTA
Proteins encoded:
- a CDS encoding metalloregulator ArsR/SmtB family transcription factor translates to MAEAGHGHPFDEESVQRARAAQLSEDEVDRLAELLSIVGEPVRARVICALLAVDELCVGDVALAAGVSNDAASYALRILRTGGLVQRRRDGRLNFYRLADDDTQPALRAALSELRRLAQSVPGSPA
- a CDS encoding FAD-dependent oxidoreductase, which codes for MAGHVNDRVSIWRATASAPTYPPLSGDAHREVVIVGAGITGLTCAVVLAEAGAEVTVVEGSRIGAGTTGGTTGKVTSQHGLIYHQLVEQHGEEVARGYGEANQAAVGLVRDLINRHDIEADLTPSDAFVYSEDRRQLQGLEREVAVAQRLGLPAHWSQSTDLPFDVVGAVRFDGQAHLHALKYLDGLARTLTEDLGGTIHEHTRAVSVSEDGGRKVVETDRGRMTADHVVLATLMPIVDRGFEFARTEPSMTYGVAGTVDGAVPEGMYISAEEPTRSIRHYHDSDDAFVIVVGESHRTGADHDTATHEERLAGFARERFAVRDVRYRWSAQDFVPVDLMPLIGEIALAPQVYVATGFNKWGLTNGTVAAWILNDRITGRDNPYADLFSTSRTTLTTSAKRFLEHNLDAAKRFVGDRVRPDGYSLDDIPAGGAGVVLVDGELLAVSKAPDGTVTARSAVCRHLGCIVRWNPAESSWDCPCHGSRYAPDGTVLCGPATTPLPPAGP